The Gemmatimonadota bacterium genome segment CAATAATATAATGTGTAAAAACTACCAGTCGTTTACACAAAGGAGACAAACATGAAACCCTTCTATCTGTTGATCTCCTGTATCGCCATTGTCTTCATACCTGCCCAAAACACCCTGGTTCTTGCTCAAGAAACAATGGCCCCCGTGCCATCCAGACCCACTCTGACAGTTGTGGCCTCTCCAACGGACTCCATCATCGCGATATCTTACACTGTTCCCGAATCTTCTTTTGTAAATCTGAGCATATCGGGCACTGTTGGCGGCGTAATTGCCATCCCCGTATATGAGCCTCGTATGCCAGGGGAATACACAGTCAAACTCAATAAGAAACATTGGCCTCAAGAAGTCTATACCATCTCCGTTGTTTTAAACCATGACAGGAAAAGGCGCAGGTCCAGGCGCTTTACCCATCATGCTCCCGACAGACAAATAGCTTCAGACGAACAACTTCAGCAAGTATGGAATCAGGCTATATCAAGCATGAGATTTGATCCTGAAACTTCCGTAAAACACTGGGAAACACTGCTCGAAAACACAGACTATGAAAATCGCGGTGCGGCATTTCTCTACTCTTGCGGACCACTCCTGAAAGTAGCGGATAGTACGCGCGTGCATGCTCAGATAGACAGCGCGGTAAAGTGGGTCCCCCGTTCCAGTGTTTATAAATCTATCGCCATATTTATGAACGGCCATGACTTACCGTCCTCGTACGGCGATGTGAAATTATACCCCTCTACCGCACTGCAATACGCAAAGAAAGCAATCGCTTCTGCCGATGACATTCCCCTACCGCACCGCAAACATGCCCTTTGCAGCTATTATCGCGTTTTGGGTCATTCTTATCTCGCTGCAGAAAAACTCGATGACGCAGAGATAGCATTTCAGAAAGTGCTGTCCCTCTTCGGGGAACTTCCTGAGCATCACACACTTGTAAAAAATAAATGGGATGGTGGCGTCTTAAAAGACCTGGGAATGGTAAAAACGCTCAAACGCGATTACGATGGCGCGCTGCAATTATATTCAGATGCACTTGTCAAAAATCCTTGGGATACCGACCTCTGGAATATGCTTCAGCGCGTTTACACCCTTCGGCATGGCACGGACGAAGGGTATCGCGCATTTGCGACGCGCCTCGAACAGAGGCTTCCCTCAAAAAACGAAGCGGATGAAATACGCTCACTTATCGGCAAGAACTTTCCTGATTTCTCATTGAAAACCATCGAAGGCGAAACCATTAACTTTGCCGATTTGAAGGGCCAGATCGTCGTCGTGAACTTTTGGGGATCCTGGTGCGGACCGTGCATACCAGAGCTATCGATGTTGGAAAAAATCCATAGCGAATATAGCGATGCGCCCGTCAAAGTAATCGCCATCCACGACATGTTCAGGAGGGGGATCTTCAAAGATTATTTATCTACGATCCAAAAAATTGCAGAACAGACGAATATCTCCTTTCCAATGCTTTACGACACAAAGGAAGCAAACATAGCAGGCAGGAGTGATATTCGGCATACTCCAACGACACTCATAATCGATAAGGAAGGCAAAATTCAATATGAGGAAATGGGTTATGTTGAGACCAGGTTCTTACCTCAGGTAAAGGCAATAATCGAAAAACTGATCGCTGGATAAAAATCAATTCCAGAAATGAGGTATAGTCGATGAATTTTGAATTAGACCCCAGAAGTGGTATCCCTTTCTATCGCCAGATCATTGACCAGATTCGTTATGGCATTGCTGCTGGCAAATTGAATGTAGGAGACCAATTACCCACTGTTCGCGCGTTGGCCGTAGAACTCAAAGTCAATCTCAACACCATCAGCAAAGCCTATCGGGAACTGGAAATTAAAAACATTCTGGAAACCCAGCAGGGTTCAGGAACATTTATCGCGCCAGTAAAAGTAGAGATTCCCGACAACGAAAAGGAAAAAAAACTGACTGGTATATGCAATGAATTCCAGAGCATTGCCGCGGCCTACGGATTCAACCTTGCAGACTTGATCAAAGAACTGAAACAACGACAAGGAGCAGACCATGAACGATAAAATTCCTCTGAACAAGCATATCAATCTCGTCTCGATCTTCATTTTCCTCATCCTCACACTGGCAAACGCAATCCTGTTCTATACGGACCTGATTTCTTTAACCATTGCCCTGATCGGACTGGCTGCTACGCTATTCATTGCCGCCACATTGAAAATCTCTGACCAGTGGGAAAAAGCCGTGGTCTTGCGTATGGGAAAATTTATAGGATTAAAAGGTCCGGGCTGGTTTCTCATCATTCCCATCATCGACCGGGTCGATAAATACATCGACCAGCGAGTTCGGGTCACTGACATTAGAGCCGACTCTACTCTGACAAAAGACACTGTACCGGTCAACGTCGATGCCGTCGTCTATTGGACCGTTTGGGATGCTGAAAAAGCCGCCCTCGAAGTTCAGGAATATGAATACGCCGTTTCACTCGTCTCCCGGACTGGCCTGCGCGACATCATCGGCAAACACGAATTGGCAGATCTCCTGCAAAATCGAGAAAAGATCGCCGAGGCATTGCAACAGGCCCTTGACGAAACGACCAGTTCCTGGGGCATTACCTGTCAGAGTGTCGGCATCAAAGACATTGTTATACCACCCGACCTTGCAGATGCCATGAGCAAGCAAGCCCAGGCAGAAAGAGAACGCCAGGCCCGGATCATCCTGGGCACAGCCGAAACCGAAATCTCAGAAAAATTCTCTCAAGCCAGCGAAAACTATCACAATAATCCCGTTGCCCTGCAACTGCGCGGCATGAACATGCTCTTTGAAGGACTCAAAGAAAAAGGGTCTCTGGTCATCGTACCGAGTTCTGCCCTGGAATCGATGAACCTGGGGGCTATTGGTGGACTGACTGCCCTTGCCGAGCAAAACACAAACGAAACGCCCAACCCGACTGAAGAGACAGCGTAAACGCCATTAGAAACAAAAAAAGCCGCTCAAAAGAGCGGCTTTTGCATGAGGGAGGCGGAATCACTCCACCCGAAAAACCACAGAATCCGCGGCCATAGAAGCGAACAAACCAATACCCCCCTTTACATGGAACTGCGGCTCATCCAACGCCGCTTCATCCTGCGCGCTCGAAATCAAATAATCGCCGTAATTCTCATCCAGCGCATAGACCAGAAATGAGTATATACCATAATACGAAAACTGTCTCGGATTTAAGGACAACGAGCGCCCCTGCAAAAAACGCCATTGATCTGCCCGAGCAATACTATCCCGCAGCGCGCCCAGCCCCGTAGTATCTACTCCGCCGCCAAAACCCCCACCAAATCTTCCAAACTGAGTCGCCAGCGAAATTTGCTCCAACAATTCCACAGACTTGCGCGTCGTAACATACCCCCCCTGTGTCTCACCCTCCCATGTAACCCGATA includes the following:
- a CDS encoding slipin family protein, which encodes MNDKIPLNKHINLVSIFIFLILTLANAILFYTDLISLTIALIGLAATLFIAATLKISDQWEKAVVLRMGKFIGLKGPGWFLIIPIIDRVDKYIDQRVRVTDIRADSTLTKDTVPVNVDAVVYWTVWDAEKAALEVQEYEYAVSLVSRTGLRDIIGKHELADLLQNREKIAEALQQALDETTSSWGITCQSVGIKDIVIPPDLADAMSKQAQAERERQARIILGTAETEISEKFSQASENYHNNPVALQLRGMNMLFEGLKEKGSLVIVPSSALESMNLGAIGGLTALAEQNTNETPNPTEETA
- a CDS encoding GntR family transcriptional regulator, translated to MNFELDPRSGIPFYRQIIDQIRYGIAAGKLNVGDQLPTVRALAVELKVNLNTISKAYRELEIKNILETQQGSGTFIAPVKVEIPDNEKEKKLTGICNEFQSIAAAYGFNLADLIKELKQRQGADHER
- a CDS encoding redoxin domain-containing protein; protein product: MKPFYLLISCIAIVFIPAQNTLVLAQETMAPVPSRPTLTVVASPTDSIIAISYTVPESSFVNLSISGTVGGVIAIPVYEPRMPGEYTVKLNKKHWPQEVYTISVVLNHDRKRRRSRRFTHHAPDRQIASDEQLQQVWNQAISSMRFDPETSVKHWETLLENTDYENRGAAFLYSCGPLLKVADSTRVHAQIDSAVKWVPRSSVYKSIAIFMNGHDLPSSYGDVKLYPSTALQYAKKAIASADDIPLPHRKHALCSYYRVLGHSYLAAEKLDDAEIAFQKVLSLFGELPEHHTLVKNKWDGGVLKDLGMVKTLKRDYDGALQLYSDALVKNPWDTDLWNMLQRVYTLRHGTDEGYRAFATRLEQRLPSKNEADEIRSLIGKNFPDFSLKTIEGETINFADLKGQIVVVNFWGSWCGPCIPELSMLEKIHSEYSDAPVKVIAIHDMFRRGIFKDYLSTIQKIAEQTNISFPMLYDTKEANIAGRSDIRHTPTTLIIDKEGKIQYEEMGYVETRFLPQVKAIIEKLIAG